A single region of the Sorghum bicolor cultivar BTx623 chromosome 7, Sorghum_bicolor_NCBIv3, whole genome shotgun sequence genome encodes:
- the LOC110436843 gene encoding uncharacterized protein LOC110436843, whose protein sequence is MESLTQENVFSPECGLNNESFVEHKSPQAIRKGGGEMEGEDLMDVISCQSKDSDLEENSQGWQPSKSKKPKKHMKNRVVVASRTSSRISRDGIPIAEKASRRAMERNNISEMEYSA, encoded by the exons ATGGAATCTTTAACTCAAGAAAATGTTTTTTCCCCAGAGTGTGGACTTAACAATGAATCTTTTGTGGAACATAAGTCCCCCCAAGCTATAAGGAAAGGTGGGGGTGAAATGGAAGGGGAGGATCTGATGGATGTGATTTCATGCCAAAGTAAAGATTCTGATTTGGAGGAGAACAGCCAGGGGTGGCAGCCTTCCAagtccaaaaaaccaaaaaagcaTATGAAGAATCGAGTTGTGGTTGCTTCGAGGACTAGCAGCAGGATTTCAAGGGATGGGATTCCTATTGCTGAGAAGGCCTCAAGGAGAGCTATGGAGAGGAACAACATTTCAG AAATGGAGTATTCTGCTTAA